Part of the Myxococcaceae bacterium JPH2 genome, GCGCGACTCCGGAGCGCAGGAGCAGCACCTGGAAGGACTCGATGGGGATGCCGTACCAGGTGGCGCACTCGGGGGAGGGGCGGCGCTCGACCAGTCGGCGGACCAGGACGGCGGCGGCGCGAGGCTCCAGGGCGCGCAGGCCGGTGGCGAGGGCGGCAGGGGCGAGGCGGGCCACGTCGGGGACAGAGGTGCTCACGGTGGGAGTCATAGGGCATCCCGCGGCCGTTTTCTTGAGGCGGCGACTTGCCCTCCTACACTCCCGAGCATGTTGCGACCTGTCGCACTGGCACTCCTGTTGCTCTCACCTCTGCCCGCGCTCGCCGTGGAGACCATGCGCATTGCCATGGAGGATGCCGATGGCGAGGTGCGCGTGAGCGGTCGAGGCCTCGCCATGGGGAGTGACGCGGAGGATGCCCAGTTCGTCCCGCTGTCGGGCGGACAGGCCTTGGTTCGCCGGCGTGGCGGGAGGCTGGAGGTCAACGGCGCGCCCGTCATGGGAGACGCCGTGCGCTTCCGCGCGGGTGCCGATGCCATTGATGCAGGTGTCCCGGGGGATCAGCCGCTGCGCGCAGGGGGCTCGCAGGTGCGCGGTGACGTGGTGGTTCGCACGTTCAAGGACGGGCTCCAGCTCATCAATGTCATCTCGTTGGAGGACTACCTGGCCGCGGTCCTGGGCAGCGAGATGCCCGTGTCCTTCCCGCTGGAGGCGCTCAAGGCCCAGGCGGTCGCCGCGCGCACGTACGCGCTCCAGAAGAAGCTGGAGGCCTACAGCAACGCCTTCCACCTGGGCAGCAGCGTGCTCCATCAGGTGTATGGCGGCGTCAATCGCGAGGACCCCAAGACGCGCGCCGCCGTGGAGGCCACTCGGGGCGAGGTGCTCACGTTCGAGCTGGCGCCCATCGAGGCCTACTTCCACGCCTCGTGCGGGGGGCGCACCGAGTCGGGGCTCGCCGCCCTCCAGCGCGACCTCCCGTACCTGCGGCCCGTCGACTGCCCATGTGGCCGGCTGCCGGCGAGCAAGTGGACCGCCACGATGTCCGACGGCGAGCTGCGCTCCGCCCTGCGCGCCTCTCCCGAGGGGCTGAAGGTGACGGGGCGCACGGACACGCACCGGGTGACGCGGGTGACGCTCGGGGATGGCTCGGTGGTGGACGGGGTGCAGCTGCGGCGCAAGCTGGGCTACACGCGGCTCAAGAGCCTGGACTTCGACGTCGAGCGCACTGCGCACGGCTACACGTTCTCCGGCCGGGGATACGGCCACGGCGCGGGGCTGTGCCAGTGGGGCGCCAAGGCCCTCGCGGACCAGGGCCGCGACTACCGGGCCATCCTCTCGCACTACTACCCAGGGGCTGAGCTCCAGCACCTGTACTGACCGAGCCTCACCGCGAGATTCCGTGACGGCGCGCGGGCTGCTACAAGCGCTGCCCCCGTGTCGTCACGCCTGTCTGACTACGATTTCGAGCTGCCCGAGGCGCAGATTGCCCAGGCGCCCCTGGCCACCCGCGATGCCTCGCGGTTGATGGTCGTCCGCCGCTCCACCGGCGAGCGAGCCCACCACCAGTTCACGGAGCTGCCGGACCTGCTGCGTCCGGATGACCTGCTCGTGGTGAACAACGCGCGTGTCATCCCCGCGCGGCTGATTGGCCAGAAGGTTGGGACCGGCGGTCGGGTGGAGCTGTTGGTGGTGCGGCCCTCGGCGCCGACGCTGACCTCCGCCGCGCTCGGCGAGGCGCCCGAGGCGCTCGATTGGGTGTGCCTGGGGCAGGCCTCCAAGGGACTCAAGCCCGGCCAGTCCGTGGCGTTCGCCGGTGGGCTGACAGCGGAGGTGCGCGAGGCGCTCGGGGGCGGCGAGTATCAGGTGCGCTTCCACGCGGCGCCGGGCACCTCCCTGGCCACGCTGCTGGATGCGGCCGGGCGATTGCCGTTGCCGCCCTACATCACCCGCGAGCCCGACGCCGCGGACGCCGAGCGCTACCAGACGGTCTATGCGCGCGCGTCTGGAGCGGTCGCCGCGCCCACGGCGGGATTGCACTTTACGGAGGCGCTCTTCGCGACGCTCGCGGCGCGAGGCGTCAAGCGGGTGGAGGTGACGCTGGACGTGGGCCCGGGGACGTTCCTCCCGGTGCGCGACGAGGCGTTGGATCTGCACCGCATGCACCCGGAGCGCTTCACCGTGCCGCAGGCCACCGCCGACGCGGTGAACGAGGCGCGGGCGCAGGGGCGGCGCGTGGTGGCCGTGGGGACCACGGTGGTGCGCACGCTCGAGTCCGCCACGGACGCGCAGACGGGGCGGGTGCGCGAAGGGCCCGGGGAGACGACGATGTTCATCCGGCCGGGCTACGACTTCCGGCAGGTGGACGTGCTCCTCACGAACTTCCACCTCCCTCGGTCCACGTTGGTGATGCTGGTGAGCGCGCTGCTCGGCCGTGAGCGCACGCTGGAGGCGTACCGGGACGCGGTGCGCTCGGGGTACCGGTTCTTCAGTTACGGCGATGCCATGCTGGTGACGGAGTGAGCGCGATGGGCGACGCGGTGCGAAAAGAGAAGGGTGACACGCGGGTGGCGCCGGGGCGGGTGGGCTTCGAGCTGCTCCACGAGGACGCGGGCACGAAGGCGCGCCGAGGCCGGGTCCTCACCCCGCACGGCCCCATCGAGACGCCCATCTTCATGCCGGTGGGCACCGTGGGCAGCGTCAAGGGCGTGGGGCCGGATGACCTGCTCGCGCTGGATGCGCAGATCATCCTCGGCAACACGTACCACCTGATGCTGCGCCCCGGAGAGCCGCTCATCGGGGAGATGGGGGGCCTGCACCGCTTCATCTCGTGGGAGCGGCCCATGCTGACCGACAGCGGCGGCTTCCAGGTGTTCAGCCTGTCCGAGAAGCGGAAGATCACCGAGGAGGGGGCCTTCTTCCAGTCGCACCTGGACGGGGCCCGGCACTCGCTCACGCCCGAGCGCTCCATCGACATCCAGGAGACGCTCGGCGCCGACATCATCATGGCCTTCGACGAGTGCCCGCCCTCCACCGAGGACCGCTCCTACCTGGAGAAGTCCCTGGCGCGCACGACGCGGTGGCTGCACCGGTGCGTGAAGGCCTGGAGCCGCGAGCGCTCGTCGCTGTTCGGCATCGTCCAGGGTGGCCTCCACGAGGACCTGCGCAAGCGCCACGCCGAGG contains:
- a CDS encoding SpoIID/LytB domain-containing protein is translated as MLRPVALALLLLSPLPALAVETMRIAMEDADGEVRVSGRGLAMGSDAEDAQFVPLSGGQALVRRRGGRLEVNGAPVMGDAVRFRAGADAIDAGVPGDQPLRAGGSQVRGDVVVRTFKDGLQLINVISLEDYLAAVLGSEMPVSFPLEALKAQAVAARTYALQKKLEAYSNAFHLGSSVLHQVYGGVNREDPKTRAAVEATRGEVLTFELAPIEAYFHASCGGRTESGLAALQRDLPYLRPVDCPCGRLPASKWTATMSDGELRSALRASPEGLKVTGRTDTHRVTRVTLGDGSVVDGVQLRRKLGYTRLKSLDFDVERTAHGYTFSGRGYGHGAGLCQWGAKALADQGRDYRAILSHYYPGAELQHLY
- the queA gene encoding tRNA preQ1(34) S-adenosylmethionine ribosyltransferase-isomerase QueA: MSSRLSDYDFELPEAQIAQAPLATRDASRLMVVRRSTGERAHHQFTELPDLLRPDDLLVVNNARVIPARLIGQKVGTGGRVELLVVRPSAPTLTSAALGEAPEALDWVCLGQASKGLKPGQSVAFAGGLTAEVREALGGGEYQVRFHAAPGTSLATLLDAAGRLPLPPYITREPDAADAERYQTVYARASGAVAAPTAGLHFTEALFATLAARGVKRVEVTLDVGPGTFLPVRDEALDLHRMHPERFTVPQATADAVNEARAQGRRVVAVGTTVVRTLESATDAQTGRVREGPGETTMFIRPGYDFRQVDVLLTNFHLPRSTLVMLVSALLGRERTLEAYRDAVRSGYRFFSYGDAMLVTE
- the tgt gene encoding tRNA guanosine(34) transglycosylase Tgt, with protein sequence MGDAVRKEKGDTRVAPGRVGFELLHEDAGTKARRGRVLTPHGPIETPIFMPVGTVGSVKGVGPDDLLALDAQIILGNTYHLMLRPGEPLIGEMGGLHRFISWERPMLTDSGGFQVFSLSEKRKITEEGAFFQSHLDGARHSLTPERSIDIQETLGADIIMAFDECPPSTEDRSYLEKSLARTTRWLHRCVKAWSRERSSLFGIVQGGLHEDLRKRHAEEVCAVDLPGYALGGYSVGEAPEAMHAGVAYSAPLLPRDRPRYLMGVGTPVDLVTCVEHGVDMFDCVLPTRCARNGLLFTSEGKLVIRNAAYAKDQRPVDPACSCYTCRTFSRAYLRHLFAAGEILAMRLNTLHNLHYFLTLMADVRKAIAEDRYATFAREFRAKAHAQEAERTRGR